The proteins below are encoded in one region of Syntrophorhabdaceae bacterium:
- the cas2 gene encoding CRISPR-associated endonuclease Cas2, with protein MRKYIVVAYDITDDDRRNKVSDILSSYGQRVNKSVFECFLEVRDIYEIKKKIANLIKKSEDIVLYYYLCKDCLDKVERIGNFHQEKQIVKII; from the coding sequence ATGAGAAAATATATAGTTGTCGCATATGATATAACAGATGACGATAGAAGAAACAAAGTATCCGACATCCTTTCTTCTTATGGACAAAGGGTTAACAAAAGCGTCTTTGAATGTTTCCTTGAGGTAAGGGATATTTATGAAATTAAAAAGAAGATTGCAAACCTAATAAAAAAAAGTGAAGATATAGTCTTGTATTATTATCTGTGTAAAGACTGCTTAGATAAAGTAGAACGAATAGGGAATTTTCATCAAGAAAAACAAATAGTTAAGATTATTTAG